The Eubalaena glacialis isolate mEubGla1 chromosome 3, mEubGla1.1.hap2.+ XY, whole genome shotgun sequence nucleotide sequence acaagtttttgtgcagacatatggtaactatgtttaactttctgaagaattgccaaactgttttccaaagtggttgcactaTTTCAGTAGCCATAATCTCTTGAATATTGCCTTTCTCCTATACTACCCTCTCCCTTCTTATGGAACTCTCATCAGAGATATGTtggagttttttattttatattccatgTCTCTGCATTTTCCCAGTTTTTAGCTCTTTGTGCTTCATTCCTCagatctgtcttccagttcattaATTCTTTTATTCAACTGGTTTAATCTTTCATTCAACCCATTTCTTGAGTTTTCACTTTAaagagtttaattttttatttctgaaagtactaacatttaaaaaaaaagttgtatagttttattttcctccttaatcaatttattctttttcatagtacCTTCTTTTTGATGGCTTTATTCCTTTTTCCATATTCTCTTTCATAATGTTGTTTTATTTCAAGTACTTGGATGTGGACTCTTGCTCAGTGTGGATTGTTTTCTCACATATTTTATTGTGAGATTATCTTTATTGAggctttttttgcttttgcttctacAGTTACTTCAGAGAGATCACCAATCATAGCTCAGTCATTGTGTTAACTTCTCAATTTGAGGCTTCCTAAATCATgcatattatattcattttatcccCAAGTTTAtgagaggcacaggcctgaaatTTTGAATTTAGGGGGAAGGGTTTTTCCTCCAACTTAAAGCTGAAAAGAGATAGACAAGCTCCTTTCTCACCTTGTCCtggtaaacatatttattttctagttCATCTCTTACCAGAAAGAGCTGCCATTTGAGGGTCTTGGCTTTATCTAAGGATTCTTAGTTCCTCATGCACACCCaaatcctcatttcttttttcttgcatgaatattaaatatttttaatattaaaattaaaaactgcttgAATATTGGTCCCAGTAACCCTTTAGGTTACTGGGACCAATTTTTCTCCAAGGCAATTAAAGCTCCACCCTACCTTACCTCTTCATTTTGGGCACCTAGGATGGACGGaatttttcctccctcccctccttccttctcagtcatactttaaaaatcatgtttattttattttttctagcatTTCTATGTCTTTGTACTGGATGGTTAATTTTGGATATCTTAGATCATTGTATTTTCAGAAGTCTAAGTTTCCTCACCATTAATGTGGGGaaagtaatttatttacttacgagcatttttagaattaaatgagataataatgtatataaagtgctaAGGTTAGTGCCTGAtatgtaagtgctcaataaatattagttattacaATTTTTAATTAATACTGATTGAGAAGCCCTAGATAAGAATGCAAAGCCACATAAGGAAAATtactaaaatgaatttaaaaattaatattttggctTCCTCTTAGGATGTAATGTTGCTTCATTTAAAAGTttgctccctccctcttttccggTTATCGCGGCACGAGGCACTGTGAACTGCAAAGTCTCCCGAGACACCCTCTATGGAGGCGGTGCGGGAAGTCCTGCATGGTAACCAGCGCAAGCGCCAGAAGTTTTTGGAGATGGTGGAGCTTCAGATCGGCCTGAAGAACTATGACCCTCAGAAGGACAAACGCTTCTCGGGCACTGCCAGGCTTAAGTCCACTCCCCTCCCCAAGTTCTCCATATGGGTTTTGGGGGACCAGCAGCATTGTGATGAGGTCAAGCCTGTGGATATCCACCACATGGACATAGAGGCTCTGAAGAAACTCAACAAGAATAAGAAACTGGTCAAGAAGCTGGCCAAGAAGTATGATGCCTTTTTGGCTTCAGAGTCTCTGATCAAGCAGATCCCACAAATCCTGGGCCCAGATCTGAATAAGGCTGGCAAGTTCCCTTCCTTGCTGACCCACAATGAGAACATGGTGGCCAAAGTTGATGAAGTGAAGTCCACGATCAAGTTCCAGATGAAGAAGGTGCTGTGTCTGGCAGTGGCTGTTGGCCACCTGAAGATGACAGATGATGAGCTTGTGTAGAACATCCACTTAGCTGTCAACTTCCTGGTGTCGTTGCTCAAGAAAACTTGGCAGAATGGTGGGGCTTTGTACATTAAGAGCGCCATGGGCAAGCCCCAGCGCCTGTACTAAGGCACAGCTTAATAAACCATACTCCCACCATTAAAATGTGAACATACAAAACTTATTGCTTGAATATATACGATTTTGTATTACATATCCTTGAGTGTCTCACCTCATTTGTATCCTACTCTACTTAGCATGTGGGTGGTCAGGGAACAATCTTTATTGATATTTGATGCCTGATTCAATtggtatgtgtatttttttcattttacagatgcattTCAATTCATCATAAGGTGGCTTATATTATAAACATGTTTATAGTTTCTCTATTAAAATGCTTACATTAAGCTGACATAAAATTAGATAATTTGAAATtcattttattgagaaaaaattaaTCTCTCAGTCttgttctaaaatatttattttccacaaAATATGCACTTTGAAAAACATTGCATAGGTTATTAACAGGCTATCTGGTTTGATTATTTCCACTTAGGAATATAATTCATTGAAAAGAAAGGCATATCTGATTAAAATGCTATATGGAAGTGAcctttttcatgttcttaaaaGAGAGGaatgatggaagaaaaaaataattttttttttttaattaccaacattgcctttaaaagaggaaaactcaGAGTTCACAGTAAAACTGTtcatatataaaattagaaagatggttggattttgtttttaataatcccAGAAGTTTGTATTTTCTGAATTTAAGTTTACTTTTCTAGATTTGAGGAATTAACATAATTAAACTCTACCTTCCTCTGTGCAGGTGATTACCAGGCTTCTCCCTGGTCCTACCCCAGATAACATCATGCTTGAAACTTTCAGACCATCTCAAATTCATTTCCACTCCGTAATTTATCCATTGAAGTATTGCTTGAAACTGATGTGGAAAGATCAAAAGCTTTGAAATCGGAAATGTGTGGATTCAATCTTGCCTCTGCCACTTTGCTTGTGGATTAACCTTGGGTGAGTTAATtagtcttaatttcctcatcttttaaagGAACATAGATAACACATATCAATATAATAGTGCTTTTGTAAGATTTACATGAAACAATGTATAATAAACAACTGGCAAGCTGTCTATCACAGCAGTGATGCTtacttaataaaaacaaattccacttcttgttctttttactCAACTCTTCTACCTGAGAGCAAACGATGAGTTTCAGACACATCATCTCCCTGAATGCAGAATCTCACTTTCACAGCAGCAACAAAAATTGGACAGGCATTGGTGTCCCCACAGAATTTCCATCAGCTCCCTCAAATAAACCACTGATCTAAGCGGCAGTATGATCACTTGCTATGTCATCACAACCAAGACAAGTTTCCTACTTTCTCCTTCCAACTAGAATGCCATCCTTGGGCTCCCTCCTATGGAGAAAGTCTGACCTCAAGACTTGTTGTCTTCTCCTTGTTTCCCTGAACTGCCCTAAGATTTCTTTATTGAGAATTGATGGCAAAGACCCATCTTCAGTTGAAGCAAGGTGGACTTTGGTGAATTGTGTGCATTCCAAGCTTGTACTTCCAAGCTTGggagatggttttttttttttaatccctcatcaattttatacacatcattgtatacatgtcaatcccaatctcccaattcagcacaccaccatccccaccccaccgcagttttccccccttggtgtccatacgtttgttctctacatctgtgtctcaacttctgccctgcaaaccggctcatctgtaccatttttctaggttccacatacatgcgttaatatacgatatttgtttttctctttctgacttacttcactctgtatgacagtctctagatccatccacgtctcaacaaatgacccaattttgttcctttttatggctgagtaatattccattgtatatatgtaccacatcttctttatccattcatctgtcgatgggcatttaggttgcttccatgacctggctattgtaaacagtgctgcaatgaacattggggtgcatgtgtctttttgaattacggttttctctgggtatatgcccagtagtgggattgctggatcatatggtagttctatttttagttttttaaggaacctccatattgttctccatagtggctgtatcaatttacattcccaccaacagtgcaagagggttcccatttctccacaccctctccagcatttgttgtttgtagattttctgatgatgcccattctaact carries:
- the LOC133088525 gene encoding large ribosomal subunit protein uL1-like, which gives rise to MEAVREVLHGNQRKRQKFLEMVELQIGLKNYDPQKDKRFSGTARLKSTPLPKFSIWVLGDQQHCDEVKPVDIHHMDIEALKKLNKNKKLVKKLAKKYDAFLASESLIKQIPQILGPDLNKAGKFPSLLTHNENMVAKVDEVKSTIKFQMKKVLCLAVAVGHLKMTDDELV